A genomic window from Cryobacterium sp. SO2 includes:
- a CDS encoding HAD family hydrolase, which translates to MTVVTDAPWLIALDIDGTTLHEDGSISEAVIRQIRRVSEAGHEIMLATGRSAAATLPVLDRLEITPQFVVCSNGAITLHRDADAPMGYRREWVETFDPSDVLLSIRSHLSSARYAVEDEHGYYRYTEPFPDATIGIDSEHVDFEELLLHDATRVVVVSPDHDMEDFLQVVEQMGLNRVSYAIGWTAWLDIAPDGVNKATAMERVRAEIGIPRSRVMAVGDGRNDIDMLLWAGAQGRGVAMGQSPEDVLEAASELTVSVDDDGLAVVLSSL; encoded by the coding sequence ATGACCGTCGTCACTGACGCCCCCTGGCTCATTGCCCTCGACATCGACGGCACGACCCTGCACGAAGACGGCTCCATCAGCGAGGCCGTGATCAGGCAGATCCGCCGGGTGTCAGAGGCCGGGCACGAGATCATGCTCGCCACCGGACGCAGCGCCGCCGCGACCCTGCCCGTGCTGGACAGGCTCGAGATCACCCCGCAGTTCGTGGTCTGCTCCAACGGCGCCATCACGCTGCACCGTGACGCGGATGCGCCAATGGGCTACCGACGCGAATGGGTGGAGACGTTCGACCCGAGCGACGTGCTCCTCTCCATCCGCTCACACCTCTCCAGCGCCAGATACGCCGTCGAAGACGAGCACGGCTACTACCGCTACACCGAGCCGTTCCCGGACGCCACCATCGGCATCGACAGCGAACACGTCGACTTCGAGGAGCTGCTCCTGCACGACGCCACCCGCGTCGTCGTGGTGTCACCTGACCACGACATGGAGGACTTCCTCCAGGTGGTGGAACAGATGGGCCTCAACCGGGTGAGCTATGCGATCGGGTGGACCGCCTGGCTCGATATCGCGCCGGACGGCGTGAACAAGGCCACGGCCATGGAGCGGGTGCGCGCGGAGATCGGCATCCCGCGCAGTCGGGTGATGGCCGTCGGGGACGGTCGCAACGACATCGACATGCTGCTCTGGGCCGGCGCCCAGGGACGCGGTGTGGCCATGGGACAGTCGCCGGAGGACGTGCTCGAAGCGGCCAGCGAACTCACCGTGAGTGTCGACGACGACGGCCTCGCCGTGGTCCTGAGCAGCCTCTAG
- a CDS encoding DUF389 domain-containing protein, with product MADRFNTSADMRDAVFFDGSSSGARYSRFWMLLVLASIIASAGIVGDSTATVIGAMIVAPLMTPILGTMLATVLGDRANLGRSLLLVLGGAAAAVLIGFAVGLLVQTPVLAATNAQVAARVSPRLIDLLAALGTGVVGSVALVRRDISDTLPGVAIAISLVPPLSVAGLVLESGSVAQFLGALLLFLTNVVAILGTGIVVMSVYGVSRLTRRRAPGDHTAPSLLAPVALLAGMLVLIGIPLTVTSVTVTAQSNLEGTVQTVGRDWAAGVGWSVTGVSTQGTEVILHVQGTPPAPGTAELETALAAAGVDPERVTVDLTPVTVVRLSRVP from the coding sequence GTGGCCGACCGGTTCAACACCTCAGCTGACATGCGCGACGCCGTCTTCTTCGACGGCTCGTCGTCCGGTGCGCGGTACTCCAGGTTCTGGATGCTGCTGGTGCTGGCCTCGATCATCGCTTCGGCGGGCATCGTGGGCGACTCCACGGCCACCGTCATCGGCGCCATGATCGTGGCACCCCTGATGACGCCGATCCTCGGCACCATGCTTGCCACGGTGCTGGGCGACCGGGCCAACCTGGGGCGGTCGCTGCTGCTCGTGCTCGGCGGCGCCGCGGCCGCGGTGCTGATCGGCTTCGCGGTCGGGCTGCTCGTGCAGACACCGGTGCTGGCCGCCACCAACGCCCAGGTCGCCGCCCGGGTGAGCCCCCGGCTGATCGACCTGTTGGCGGCGCTGGGCACCGGCGTCGTCGGCTCGGTGGCGCTGGTGCGCCGGGACATCTCCGACACGCTGCCCGGCGTCGCGATCGCCATCTCCCTCGTGCCGCCACTCTCCGTAGCCGGCCTCGTGCTCGAATCCGGGTCGGTCGCCCAGTTCCTGGGCGCCCTGCTCTTGTTCCTCACCAACGTCGTCGCGATCCTCGGCACCGGCATCGTGGTGATGTCGGTCTACGGCGTGAGCCGGCTCACCCGCCGGCGAGCGCCAGGCGACCACACCGCACCGAGCCTGCTGGCCCCCGTGGCCCTGCTCGCCGGCATGCTGGTGCTCATCGGCATTCCGCTCACCGTCACGAGCGTCACCGTCACCGCGCAGAGCAACCTCGAGGGCACCGTGCAGACCGTGGGCCGGGACTGGGCCGCCGGCGTCGGCTGGTCGGTCACCGGCGTCTCGACGCAGGGCACCGAGGTGATCCTGCACGTGCAGGGCACCCCACCGGCGCCAGGGACCGCTGAGCTGGAAACGGCGCTGGCCGCGGCCGGCGTCGACCCGGAGCGGGTCACCGTGGACCTCACTCCGGTGACCGTCGTCAGGCTCTCGCGAGTTCCATGA
- a CDS encoding LCP family protein, which yields MSDQLRPRSKRSKQISTIARHGRLKRSNAFANVAKVLAGALAVVMVSGVSVAALATLNVASSVKPAVVLENETDGPAPKIDSIDGGANLLLVGSDSREGQGDGFGDPAEETAVLNDVTMLMHIAEDHSSATVISFPRDTFVPIPSCPDPNGGDFSAMSSQKINTTLNYGGLACTVKTVEALTGLSIPYAALIQFNGVAAMSEAVGGVPVCIAEPIVDEYTDLNLSAGEHELKGLEALQFLRTRHGVGDGSDLGRISNQQVFLSSLVRTLKSAETLSDPLKLYSIAKAAVDNMELSTSLQSMDTMVSIAMALKDIPLEKVVFVQYPVNYVDGGVEPDETAAADLIADINADVSPTLDPGDASYLSVADPAATADPAATADPAATADPAADPAAEPTDTATALPSNVYGQDASQLTCSAGRAVEDQ from the coding sequence GTGAGCGACCAGTTGCGCCCCCGCTCGAAACGATCAAAGCAGATCAGCACCATCGCCAGGCACGGCAGGCTCAAGCGGTCCAACGCGTTCGCCAACGTCGCCAAGGTCCTCGCCGGCGCGCTCGCCGTTGTCATGGTCAGCGGGGTGTCCGTCGCGGCTCTCGCCACCCTCAACGTGGCCTCCAGTGTGAAGCCCGCCGTCGTGCTCGAGAACGAGACCGACGGCCCCGCTCCCAAGATCGACTCGATCGACGGCGGCGCCAACCTGCTGCTCGTCGGCAGCGACAGCCGCGAAGGCCAGGGCGACGGCTTCGGCGATCCCGCCGAGGAAACCGCCGTGCTCAACGACGTGACGATGCTCATGCACATCGCCGAAGACCACAGCAGCGCCACGGTAATCAGTTTTCCCCGGGACACCTTCGTGCCGATCCCGTCCTGCCCGGATCCCAACGGCGGCGACTTCAGCGCCATGAGCAGCCAGAAGATCAACACCACGCTCAACTACGGCGGCCTGGCCTGCACGGTCAAAACCGTCGAGGCGCTCACCGGCCTGTCGATCCCCTATGCCGCGCTCATCCAGTTCAACGGTGTGGCCGCGATGTCCGAGGCGGTCGGCGGAGTGCCCGTGTGTATCGCCGAGCCCATCGTCGACGAGTACACCGACCTCAACCTCAGCGCCGGCGAACACGAGCTCAAGGGCCTCGAGGCCCTGCAATTCCTGCGCACCCGCCACGGCGTCGGCGACGGCAGCGACCTGGGCCGCATCAGCAACCAGCAGGTGTTCCTGTCCTCGCTCGTGCGCACCCTGAAGAGCGCCGAAACCCTCAGCGACCCGCTCAAGCTCTATTCCATCGCCAAGGCCGCCGTCGACAACATGGAGCTGTCCACGTCACTGCAGAGCATGGACACCATGGTGTCCATCGCCATGGCCCTCAAGGACATCCCGCTCGAGAAGGTCGTCTTCGTGCAGTACCCGGTCAACTACGTTGACGGGGGCGTCGAACCGGACGAGACCGCTGCCGCCGACCTGATCGCCGATATCAACGCGGATGTCTCCCCGACGCTGGATCCCGGCGACGCCAGCTACCTGTCGGTCGCCGATCCCGCGGCGACTGCGGACCCCGCGGCGACGGCGGACCCTGCTGCCACTGCCGACCCCGCTGCGGACCCCGCCGCGGAACCGACGGACACGGCGACTGCCCTCCCGTCGAACGTCTACGGGCAGGACGCCTCGCAGCTCACCTGCTCGGCCGGACGGGCCGTCGAGGACCAGTAA
- the serS gene encoding serine--tRNA ligase — protein MIDPVLLRENPDLVKRSQEARGDSVDAVDEALAADAERRASITAFEALRASQNAFGKTVAQAPPAEKKALVAQAQSLAAEVKAAGVVAAEAEARFTTVMRTIANPIIDGVPAGGEDNFATLRTHGEIPTFDFEARDHLELGEMLGAIDMNRGAKVSGARFYFLRGIGARLEIALMNMALDHALAADFIPMITPTLVRPEIMDGTGFLGEHADEIYYLPADDLYLTGTSEVALAGYHSDEILDLTDGPLRYAGWSTCYRREAGSGGRDTRGIIRVHQFNKLEMFTYVLPENAEAEHARLVALQEGMLQALGLSYRVIDVAAGDLGSSAARKFDIEAWVPTQNAYRELTSTSNCTSYQARRLDIRYRTESGKTAPVATLNGTLATTRWIVAILETHQQADGSVIVPEALRPYLGGLDVLTPIR, from the coding sequence GTGATTGATCCGGTGCTGTTACGCGAAAATCCCGACCTCGTCAAGCGATCGCAGGAGGCGCGGGGGGATTCCGTCGACGCCGTCGACGAGGCGCTCGCCGCCGACGCCGAGCGACGAGCCTCGATCACCGCGTTCGAAGCTCTGCGCGCGTCGCAGAACGCCTTCGGCAAGACGGTGGCCCAGGCCCCGCCAGCCGAGAAGAAGGCGCTCGTCGCCCAGGCTCAGAGCCTCGCCGCCGAGGTCAAGGCGGCCGGTGTCGTCGCCGCAGAGGCCGAGGCCCGCTTCACCACCGTGATGCGCACCATCGCCAACCCGATCATCGACGGCGTGCCCGCCGGCGGCGAAGACAACTTCGCCACCCTGCGCACCCACGGCGAGATCCCCACCTTCGACTTCGAGGCCCGCGACCACCTCGAACTCGGCGAGATGCTCGGCGCCATCGACATGAACCGGGGCGCCAAGGTGTCGGGGGCCCGCTTCTACTTCCTGCGCGGTATCGGCGCCAGGCTCGAGATCGCGCTGATGAACATGGCGCTCGACCACGCCCTCGCGGCCGACTTCATCCCCATGATCACGCCCACCCTGGTGCGCCCAGAGATCATGGACGGCACCGGGTTCCTCGGCGAGCACGCCGACGAGATCTACTACCTGCCCGCGGACGACCTCTACCTCACCGGCACCAGCGAGGTCGCGCTCGCCGGGTACCACAGCGACGAGATCCTCGACCTCACCGACGGCCCGCTGCGCTACGCCGGCTGGTCCACCTGCTACCGCCGCGAGGCCGGTTCGGGCGGCCGGGACACCCGCGGCATCATCCGGGTGCACCAGTTCAACAAGCTCGAGATGTTCACCTACGTGCTGCCGGAGAACGCCGAGGCCGAGCACGCCCGCCTCGTGGCCCTGCAGGAAGGCATGCTGCAGGCCCTCGGCCTGAGCTACCGCGTGATCGACGTCGCCGCCGGCGACCTCGGCTCCAGCGCCGCCCGCAAGTTCGACATCGAGGCCTGGGTGCCCACCCAGAACGCGTACCGCGAGCTCACCAGCACCAGCAACTGCACGAGCTACCAGGCGCGCCGCCTCGACATCCGCTACCGCACCGAGTCGGGCAAGACCGCCCCGGTCGCCACCCTCAACGGCACCCTGGCCACCACGCGGTGGATCGTCGCGATCCTGGAGACCCACCAGCAGGCCGACGGCTCGGTCATCGTGCCGGAGGCGCTGCGACCGTACCTCGGCGGACTCGACGTGCTCACGCCCATCCGATGA